A stretch of the Nicotiana tabacum cultivar K326 chromosome 6, ASM71507v2, whole genome shotgun sequence genome encodes the following:
- the LOC107824583 gene encoding dehydration-responsive element-binding protein 1D-like, whose protein sequence is MAESSPLSNNSSSCINRADLSEEEVMLASNNSKKRAGRKKFQEIRHPVYRGVRKRNSNKWVFEVRETNKKSRIWLGTYPSADMAARAHDVATIALRGRFACLNFVDSVWKLPIPTSSDANDIQRVAAKAAEAFRPSDQSERVSGEYPEMLESNKSFMDEEALFCMPGLLTNMAEGLMLPPPHYVKVGDNVETAADMTLWSYSI, encoded by the coding sequence atggCCGAATCATCACCATTGTCTAACAATAGCAGCTCTTGCATTAATAGAGCTGATCTTTCTGAAGAGGAAGTGATGTTAGCTTCGAATAACTCCAAGAAGCGAGCAGGGAGAAAGAAGTTTCAAGAAATCCGACACCCAGTATACAGGGGAGTGAGGAAGAggaattcaaacaaatgggtttTTGAAGTCagagaaacaaataaaaaatcaagaataTGGCTTGGAACTTACCCCAGTGCAGATATGGCGGCTAGAGCTCATGACGTGGCGACTATTGCATTAAGGGGTCGTTTTGCTTGCTTGAACTTTGTTGACTCTGTTTGGAAGTTGCCTATTCCTACTTCATCTGACGCTAATGATATTCAGAGAGTGGCGGCGAAGGCTGCCGAGGCTTTCCGCCCATCTGATCAGTCTGAAAGAGTTTCAGGAGAATATCCTGAAATGCTAGAAAGTAATAAGTCTTTTATGGATGAGGAAGCGCTCTTCTGCATGCCGGGATTGCTAACGAATATGGCGGAAGGACTAATGTTACCTCCACCTCACTACGTAAAAGTTGGAGATAATGTGGAAACTGCTGCTGACATGACTCTATGGAGTTATTCTATTTAA
- the LOC107824584 gene encoding dehydration-responsive element-binding protein 1E-like, translating to MNIFRSYYSDSLTESSSLSDNSSSPCNRANLSDGEVLLALNNPKKRAGRKKFRETRHPVYRGVRKRNSDKWVCEVRQPNKKSRIWLGTYPTAEMAARAHDVAAIALRGRSACLNFADSVWKLPVPASADAKDIQRAAAEAAEAFRPSESEAVSGDSCGGSGTTPEKPESNHCFMDEEALFCMPGLLASMAEGLMLPPPHYVEVGDYVEAAADMHLWSYII from the coding sequence ATGAATATCTTTCGAAGCTATTATTCGGACTCACTTACTGAATCTTCATCACTTTCTGATAACAGCAGCTCCCCATGTAATAGAGCTAATCTTTCTGATGGGGAAGTTTTGTTAGCTTTGAATAACCCCAAGAAGCGAGCAGGGAGGAAGAAGTTTCGCGAAACTCGACACCCAGTATACAGGGGAGTGAGGAAGAGGAACTCGGACAAATGGGTTTGTGAAGTCAGACAAccaaataaaaaatcaagaataTGGCTTGGAACTTATCCCACTGCAGAAATGGCGGCTAGAGCTCATGACGTGGCGGCAATTGCATTAAGGGGTCGTTCTGCTTGCTTGAACTTCGCAGACTCTGTTTGGAAGTTGCCTGTCCCTGCTTCCGCCGACGCCAAGGATATTCAGAGAGCGGCGGCGGAGGCCGCCGAGGCTTTCCGGCCATCTGAGTCAGAAGCAGTTTCAGGTGACTCATGTGGTGGCAGTGGCACTACTCCTGAAAAGCCAGAAAGTAATCATTGTTTTATGGATGAGGAAGCTCTGTTTTGCATGCCGGGATTGCTAGCGAGTATGGCGGAAGGACTAATGCTACCCCCACCTCACTACGTAGAAGTTGGAGATTATGTGGAAGCTGCTGCTGACATGCATTTATGGAGTTATATTATTTAA